A genomic window from Pontibacillus halophilus JSM 076056 = DSM 19796 includes:
- a CDS encoding GbsR/MarR family transcriptional regulator — MNKNQEWTKYEETIEKFIQVIAKNMGVYGITSSVGRLYGTLYFSDEPMTLDNMRDALEMSKTSMSTGVRTLSEMKMVEPSFKKGVRKDLYKSEEDWYKSFTSLFGNRWRHYTETNMEEADETIAELQLIYKKTEDEDLREKIQSDIDRLEYAKSYYRWLMRFIRVVESGEIFKYVPKEEFPEDD; from the coding sequence ATAAATAAAAATCAAGAATGGACAAAGTACGAAGAAACCATTGAAAAGTTTATTCAGGTGATTGCGAAGAATATGGGTGTTTATGGGATTACCTCATCTGTAGGTCGTCTATATGGAACGCTCTACTTCTCAGACGAACCGATGACACTAGATAATATGCGCGATGCCCTCGAAATGAGTAAAACGAGCATGTCTACTGGTGTTCGTACTTTGAGTGAGATGAAGATGGTCGAACCATCGTTTAAGAAAGGTGTACGTAAGGATCTGTATAAATCTGAAGAAGATTGGTACAAGTCATTCACGTCACTCTTTGGAAACAGATGGCGCCACTATACAGAAACAAACATGGAAGAAGCCGATGAAACAATTGCTGAACTGCAACTGATTTACAAGAAGACGGAAGACGAAGACCTTCGTGAGAAGATCCAGTCTGATATCGACCGTCTAGAATATGCGAAAAGCTATTACCGTTGGCTCATGCGCTTTATCCGAGTAGTGGAATCAGGCGAGATATTTAAATACGTACCGAAGGAAGAATTTCCTGAGGACGACTAA
- a CDS encoding YuzL family protein, with product MPKQKKNPSQRGKSAASVKGPTNGPVDKFRDEPENQTNNMQYKKHNTAGE from the coding sequence ATGCCAAAGCAAAAGAAAAACCCTTCCCAACGCGGTAAGAGCGCCGCTAGTGTGAAAGGCCCTACAAACGGACCTGTCGATAAGTTCCGTGATGAACCAGAGAACCAAACCAATAATATGCAGTATAAAAAACATAACACAGCTGGAGAGTAA
- a CDS encoding ABC transporter permease → MSKFLIVFWYTFLTKLKSKTFIITTSLFLLVVIAGTNFQSIMGLFEGDEQKLEQIAVQDESGELFTPLQEQVVSDQYELIEYSESGEEAKDAVIEGEYAGYLELRLGESGLPEATYFAKNLTSNNYGNSLTGFLQQLKTQYATSQLNVDSQLLQEAFAPVAFETTTLEEGAKTQEELGRAMGIVYVIVLLLYITMIMYGTMIATEVATEKSSRVMEILISSVSPVKQMFGKILGICLLGIVQLLLIAVVAFISIQANGGIEATAVGEFITMDGMETTLVLYGVLFFILGYLLYSTLAAMLGSLVSKTEEVNQIITPLMLLIIAAFMLTMTGFANPEAKYIEICSFIPFFTPLLMLLRIGMVSPPMWQILISIVLLIASIVALGYFGARIYRGGVLMYNRTSLFKDIRQAITLSKKERNTSN, encoded by the coding sequence ATGAGTAAATTTCTAATCGTATTTTGGTACACCTTTCTAACAAAGCTAAAGTCGAAAACGTTTATCATCACGACGTCCTTATTCCTGTTAGTCGTTATTGCAGGTACAAACTTTCAAAGCATCATGGGACTGTTTGAGGGGGATGAACAGAAGCTTGAACAAATTGCGGTTCAGGATGAGTCCGGTGAATTATTTACCCCTCTTCAAGAACAAGTGGTGTCTGACCAATACGAACTCATTGAATATAGTGAGAGTGGGGAAGAAGCGAAGGATGCGGTTATTGAAGGAGAGTACGCAGGCTACTTAGAGCTTCGCCTTGGGGAATCAGGGCTACCGGAAGCAACGTACTTTGCGAAGAACTTAACGTCTAACAACTACGGAAATTCGTTGACTGGATTTCTTCAACAGTTAAAGACTCAGTATGCAACGAGTCAGCTGAATGTTGATTCTCAGTTGCTACAAGAAGCGTTCGCACCTGTTGCTTTCGAGACAACGACCCTTGAAGAAGGGGCAAAGACACAAGAAGAACTTGGTCGAGCGATGGGCATTGTGTATGTCATTGTCCTCTTGCTTTATATTACGATGATTATGTATGGAACGATGATTGCGACTGAGGTTGCGACAGAGAAATCATCACGTGTCATGGAAATCCTAATCTCGAGTGTTTCTCCTGTAAAGCAAATGTTTGGTAAGATCCTCGGTATTTGCTTATTGGGAATCGTGCAGCTCTTGCTCATCGCGGTTGTTGCATTTATCTCAATCCAAGCGAACGGTGGAATTGAAGCTACAGCGGTAGGCGAATTTATAACGATGGATGGGATGGAGACGACACTAGTCTTATACGGAGTCCTTTTCTTTATTCTAGGCTACCTTCTTTATTCAACGTTAGCAGCCATGCTAGGGTCTCTTGTTAGTAAGACAGAAGAAGTGAACCAAATCATTACGCCATTGATGCTTTTGATTATTGCTGCATTTATGCTAACGATGACTGGATTTGCGAACCCAGAGGCGAAATATATTGAAATCTGTTCTTTCATTCCTTTCTTTACGCCGTTACTCATGCTGCTTCGGATCGGAATGGTTTCACCACCAATGTGGCAAATTCTCATTAGTATTGTGCTATTAATTGCAAGTATCGTTGCCCTCGGATACTTTGGAGCTCGTATTTACCGAGGAGGAGTTCTGATGTACAATCGTACTTCTCTATTCAAAGATATCCGTCAGGCCATCACACTTTCGAAAAAAGAACGAAACACATCTAACTAA
- a CDS encoding ABC transporter ATP-binding protein, whose protein sequence is MTLELRQVTKQFGKHTAVNGLNLQIPENEIFGFLGGNGAGKTTTFRMILGLIDQSNGDISWNGQRIDYSRSNVIGYLPEERGLYPKMKVKEQLIYLGNLRGMRTREVIEELDKWLLRFKVPEYKDKKVEELSKGNQQKIQFISAVIHKPKLLILDEPFSGLDPVNVELLKDAVVSLKEQGTSIVFSSHRMDHVEELCENLCILQKGTPVVHGRLKDIKRSFGKKNVRINADFDVSFLKDQQGVVKYKQMQDGCEVQIENEGISQDLLAALQGKGFVRKFELEEPSLNDIFIEKVGASYE, encoded by the coding sequence ATGACGCTAGAACTTCGGCAAGTAACGAAGCAATTCGGTAAACATACTGCTGTAAATGGGTTGAACTTACAAATCCCAGAGAATGAAATCTTCGGATTCCTAGGTGGGAACGGAGCGGGTAAGACAACAACGTTCCGCATGATTCTTGGCCTAATCGACCAGTCTAATGGAGACATCTCATGGAATGGACAGCGTATTGATTACTCTAGAAGTAACGTCATAGGGTATTTACCCGAAGAACGTGGGTTATATCCCAAGATGAAAGTTAAGGAGCAATTGATTTACCTTGGTAACTTACGCGGCATGCGTACAAGGGAGGTCATTGAAGAGTTAGATAAATGGCTTCTGCGCTTTAAAGTTCCGGAGTATAAGGATAAGAAAGTGGAAGAACTATCAAAAGGAAATCAGCAAAAGATTCAATTCATTTCTGCCGTTATACATAAACCAAAGTTGTTAATTCTGGATGAACCATTCTCAGGGCTTGACCCCGTTAATGTCGAGCTTCTTAAGGATGCGGTTGTAAGCTTAAAGGAACAAGGAACTTCCATCGTATTTTCTTCACACCGAATGGACCACGTGGAGGAACTATGTGAGAACTTGTGCATTCTGCAAAAAGGGACACCAGTCGTTCATGGTCGTCTAAAGGATATTAAGCGATCCTTTGGTAAGAAGAATGTGCGTATTAACGCCGATTTCGACGTATCTTTCTTAAAGGATCAACAAGGGGTCGTGAAATACAAGCAAATGCAGGATGGGTGCGAAGTGCAAATTGAAAATGAGGGCATTTCCCAAGATTTATTGGCAGCCCTTCAAGGCAAAGGGTTCGTACGGAAGTTTGAGCTTGAAGAGCCTTCCCTAAACGACATCTTTATTGAGAAGGTAGGTGCTTCTTATGAGTAA
- a CDS encoding YhzD family protein gives MKAYVLTVFKQDGTKLLEETFEAPNDHDAKQIGTNRLEEAGYEDQTHRCVAPDGHMVLFHR, from the coding sequence ATGAAAGCATACGTACTAACTGTCTTTAAGCAAGACGGGACCAAGTTACTAGAAGAAACATTTGAAGCTCCAAATGACCACGATGCCAAACAAATAGGTACGAATCGACTTGAGGAAGCAGGCTATGAGGACCAAACCCATCGCTGTGTCGCACCTGATGGACATATGGTGCTCTTCCACCGATAG
- a CDS encoding enoyl-CoA hydratase: MSYFRLVRKSGVSHLKFTRPDKLNALNHEALRELKEHIRDIEDNDDLIVLLSGEGNGFCAGGDVSMMEDVSGEHSFNNVMKDIEDIVIQFYLMPKLVISAVHGPTVGLGLSLALSTDYVIAKEDAKLSMNFIGVGLLPDGGGHFWLQERLGTQKAKRLIWEGSSFNGQAAYDVGLVDEVTEEDVERAGLKLAQRWQSQPLQAMIGTKEVYHRQKFERLKELLEQERMWQYELRHTEDHREGVQAFLQKRSPNFKGK, from the coding sequence ATGAGTTATTTTCGTTTAGTTCGTAAAAGTGGTGTTTCCCATTTGAAATTCACAAGACCCGATAAGCTAAATGCATTAAATCATGAGGCGTTGCGTGAGTTGAAGGAGCATATTCGAGATATTGAGGACAATGATGATTTAATTGTCTTGCTCTCAGGTGAAGGCAATGGCTTTTGTGCTGGTGGCGATGTGTCTATGATGGAAGACGTAAGCGGCGAACACTCATTCAATAATGTAATGAAGGACATTGAGGATATCGTCATTCAATTTTACCTCATGCCGAAGCTTGTAATCTCTGCTGTACATGGACCAACTGTCGGTTTAGGGCTCAGCCTAGCGTTGTCGACAGACTATGTAATTGCGAAAGAAGATGCCAAGCTATCCATGAACTTCATTGGTGTTGGGTTGCTTCCAGATGGCGGCGGGCATTTCTGGCTACAGGAACGCTTAGGTACTCAGAAGGCCAAGCGCTTAATTTGGGAAGGGTCTTCCTTTAATGGACAGGCTGCCTATGACGTTGGACTCGTTGATGAGGTGACGGAAGAAGACGTAGAACGTGCAGGATTAAAGCTAGCGCAGCGTTGGCAGAGTCAACCACTTCAAGCTATGATTGGGACGAAAGAAGTCTATCATCGCCAGAAGTTTGAGCGGTTGAAAGAACTGTTAGAGCAGGAGCGGATGTGGCAGTACGAATTGCGTCATACGGAGGATCATAGAGAGGGTGTACAGGCCTTCTTACAGAAACGCTCACCAAATTTCAAAGGGAAGTAA
- a CDS encoding YlbF family regulator, with translation MANIYDVAYDLEKAVRNSEEFTGLKEAYEAVMADPEAKEMFDSFRNTQIELQQKQMQGQEISEEEVEQARGIVEKVQQHPQISKLMEQEQRLNQTINDISQIITKPLEELYGTVDGSQQ, from the coding sequence ATGGCAAATATTTATGATGTAGCATACGATCTAGAGAAAGCAGTACGCAACAGTGAAGAGTTCACTGGTTTGAAAGAAGCTTATGAAGCTGTAATGGCGGACCCTGAAGCGAAAGAAATGTTCGACAGCTTCCGCAACACTCAAATTGAGCTTCAACAAAAGCAAATGCAAGGTCAAGAAATCAGTGAGGAAGAAGTTGAACAGGCACGTGGCATCGTTGAGAAAGTTCAACAACACCCACAAATTTCTAAACTAATGGAACAAGAACAACGCTTGAACCAAACAATTAATGATATTAGCCAAATTATCACAAAGCCTCTTGAAGAGCTTTATGGTACAGTAGACGGCAGTCAACAATAA
- a CDS encoding DUF445 domain-containing protein yields the protein MNVLIVILIMIAVGALIGGLTNSLAIKMLFRPYRPIYLFGKQLPFTPGLIPKRQEELARQLGKMVVEHLLTPDGIKKKFDDPQFQQKMTSYAQEEVEKALTTEKSLREVLQSTVGLSEEDLRGKLNTFISDRYNETMDHYRSLPIQSVLKDEWKQKGEESLPKVSAYILQSLDAYVASEEGKDKLSSLVNEYLGNQGFLGNMISSFMGNVNLAEKVQPAISGYLQSYDAKQWLTSLLKEEWDKWMEKPVREVEEQIGADAIIESVTSLVNNALPITTWLDRSIREHTAPIRPVILQDLVPSVLYKGGSYVSERIPELMTELKLEEVVQSEVESFSVQRLEEMVLGISRREFKMITYLGALLGGFIGLLQAIIIQLIG from the coding sequence ATGAACGTGTTGATAGTAATTCTGATTATGATTGCCGTTGGTGCATTAATTGGGGGGCTAACGAATTCGCTAGCCATTAAGATGTTATTTCGACCTTATCGCCCAATCTATTTATTTGGTAAGCAGCTCCCATTTACGCCGGGGCTCATCCCGAAACGTCAGGAAGAATTAGCAAGACAGCTAGGGAAAATGGTTGTCGAACATTTGCTGACGCCAGATGGCATTAAGAAGAAATTTGATGACCCGCAGTTTCAACAGAAGATGACTTCTTATGCGCAGGAAGAAGTGGAGAAGGCGTTAACGACTGAGAAGAGTTTGCGTGAGGTCTTACAGTCAACAGTTGGCCTTTCAGAGGAAGACCTGCGTGGAAAGCTAAATACGTTTATTAGCGACCGCTATAACGAAACGATGGACCACTATCGTTCATTGCCAATTCAAAGCGTGCTAAAAGATGAATGGAAACAAAAAGGGGAGGAGAGTCTTCCGAAGGTAAGTGCCTATATCCTACAGTCCTTAGATGCATATGTTGCAAGCGAAGAAGGAAAGGATAAGCTCTCCTCACTTGTGAATGAATATCTAGGTAACCAAGGATTCTTAGGAAACATGATTTCCTCGTTCATGGGCAATGTAAACTTAGCGGAGAAGGTACAGCCAGCGATAAGTGGTTATTTACAATCTTACGACGCGAAGCAGTGGCTAACGTCGTTGCTGAAAGAAGAGTGGGACAAGTGGATGGAGAAGCCTGTCCGTGAAGTGGAAGAGCAAATTGGAGCAGATGCCATCATTGAATCGGTGACATCATTAGTGAACAATGCACTTCCCATTACAACATGGCTCGACCGTTCCATTCGTGAACACACGGCTCCTATACGACCGGTCATCTTACAGGACCTCGTTCCTTCTGTACTCTATAAGGGTGGTAGCTATGTAAGTGAGCGAATTCCTGAACTGATGACAGAGTTGAAGCTTGAAGAAGTAGTGCAGAGTGAAGTAGAGTCATTCTCTGTGCAACGTCTAGAAGAGATGGTACTTGGCATTTCGCGTCGTGAATTTAAGATGATCACCTATCTTGGGGCATTGTTAGGTGGCTTTATCGGACTACTCCAAGCTATTATTATCCAGCTGATTGGTTAG
- a CDS encoding YheC/YheD family protein, whose protein sequence is MDSYVYKVELYKSQKPKLIVPKSHLATFQHVESIQYGNRSISVQLLTHQKDEATIYLSQGVSGQLLFSQRSTPISIRIQHNTCFLPKLLGIYTAGFDDGHAAPLGERTRIFQSMTESGAHLGFDTVVFGYQHVLAGKAIRGFTYQDGEWVQQDFPLPTVIYDRIPNRKVEHHPSVKDMKEQLRDEAKWFNSGFFNKWRIYDKLKKNPKVNYFLPLTILHPSEEKLERLLHKHKSLYVKPINGSKGEGIKKLSINSSNRVYECEYYQGEKNIHQRYHQFSELYKQQYPSGLYGTIVQPEIELMTKRKTPMDFRVHTNKNERNQWEVTAICTKFAGKGSVTTHVKRGGSLHTLEEVFGKDQEEKIRKKLTKVALELAKAVEQIEGEQPLGEIGFDLGIDADGHVWLFEANSKPGFAILDHPYFIKEEEKFLSYPYRFSSYLIDEHSTLLYT, encoded by the coding sequence ATGGACTCCTATGTATATAAAGTTGAATTGTACAAAAGCCAGAAACCTAAACTTATTGTTCCGAAATCTCATTTAGCTACGTTCCAACACGTGGAGAGTATCCAATACGGCAATCGTTCAATCTCGGTTCAACTTCTTACTCATCAAAAGGATGAAGCTACCATCTACTTGTCGCAGGGAGTTAGCGGGCAACTTCTCTTCTCACAACGAAGCACACCTATTTCCATACGAATCCAACACAACACCTGTTTCCTTCCAAAGTTGCTCGGTATCTATACAGCTGGCTTTGATGATGGGCATGCTGCACCACTCGGTGAACGTACACGCATCTTTCAGTCCATGACTGAATCAGGCGCACATCTCGGATTCGATACCGTTGTGTTTGGATACCAGCATGTACTTGCTGGCAAAGCCATTAGAGGATTTACGTATCAGGACGGAGAGTGGGTTCAACAAGACTTTCCTCTCCCCACTGTTATCTACGACCGAATTCCGAATCGGAAAGTGGAACACCATCCAAGCGTTAAAGATATGAAGGAGCAGTTGCGTGATGAAGCCAAGTGGTTTAATAGCGGCTTCTTTAACAAGTGGCGGATTTACGACAAGCTAAAGAAAAACCCAAAAGTGAACTACTTTCTCCCCTTGACCATTCTCCATCCAAGTGAAGAGAAGCTAGAACGATTGTTGCACAAACACAAAAGCTTGTACGTAAAGCCAATCAACGGTAGTAAAGGGGAAGGAATCAAGAAATTAAGCATCAATTCAAGCAATCGTGTGTATGAATGTGAGTACTATCAAGGTGAGAAGAATATCCACCAACGATATCACCAGTTCTCCGAGCTCTATAAACAACAATATCCGAGCGGCTTATATGGAACCATCGTTCAACCCGAGATTGAGTTAATGACGAAACGGAAAACCCCTATGGATTTCAGGGTTCATACCAATAAGAATGAGCGAAATCAGTGGGAGGTCACAGCGATTTGTACCAAGTTCGCCGGCAAAGGCAGTGTCACCACCCATGTAAAACGAGGCGGGTCATTGCATACGCTAGAAGAAGTATTTGGGAAAGATCAGGAGGAGAAGATTAGAAAGAAACTGACTAAAGTCGCACTCGAACTTGCCAAGGCGGTGGAACAGATAGAAGGAGAACAACCGTTAGGAGAAATCGGATTTGACCTTGGGATTGACGCGGACGGTCATGTTTGGCTGTTTGAAGCGAATTCGAAACCTGGCTTTGCCATACTCGACCATCCTTATTTCATTAAAGAGGAAGAGAAGTTCTTATCCTACCCTTACCGATTCAGCTCCTATTTGATAGATGAACATTCGACGCTACTCTATACGTAA
- a CDS encoding metal-sensitive transcriptional regulator, producing MHEYSQDMKNRLKRVEGQIRGVLKMMDEDKGCKDVITQLSAARSAMDRAIAYIVARNLETCIREADENGNDEADQIIQEAVQMLVKSR from the coding sequence ATGCACGAGTATTCTCAAGACATGAAGAATCGATTGAAGCGTGTGGAAGGTCAGATTCGTGGTGTTCTGAAGATGATGGATGAGGATAAAGGATGTAAAGATGTCATTACTCAATTGTCTGCTGCCCGCTCAGCAATGGATCGTGCCATTGCTTACATTGTTGCCCGTAACCTAGAAACGTGCATCCGTGAAGCGGATGAAAACGGAAACGATGAAGCGGATCAAATTATTCAAGAAGCAGTTCAAATGCTTGTTAAGAGCAGATAA
- a CDS encoding PucR family transcriptional regulator: protein MIEHLYTLYPNLIKVPAHTVSLDERYIWFSMNKEWIGIPAQELTDREALLLSSLLDKLEPEPDQLTTREQMWQKWMEDEVVPDKATIPTSFRFVFFSLKEEVNPSTFQEAVEGVFPTSMPILWDNRSQGIIVEEIHHEDQEPVSYEDIVNILMSDFYMKLYLYVSPFYYQDATEISSHAKWQRMCFQTMLQYEPKPVTTYKESIPYLHVDPFTAEQSRTIRNSLLLPVMDDPELIRTVRVFIESQSNATLAAKRLYMHRNSLQYRIDKFIERTGIDIKQFHGALCAYLAILHETKLSNDG, encoded by the coding sequence ATGATTGAGCATTTATACACGCTATACCCGAATTTAATAAAGGTACCTGCTCATACGGTTTCACTTGATGAGCGTTATATATGGTTCTCCATGAACAAGGAATGGATTGGCATACCAGCACAAGAACTGACCGACAGAGAAGCTCTTCTTCTATCTTCCTTACTTGATAAGCTAGAGCCTGAACCTGACCAACTAACAACCCGTGAACAAATGTGGCAGAAGTGGATGGAGGATGAAGTGGTCCCTGACAAAGCGACGATTCCTACCTCTTTTCGTTTCGTGTTCTTCTCATTGAAAGAGGAAGTAAATCCCTCTACATTTCAAGAAGCAGTAGAAGGGGTATTCCCTACAAGCATGCCAATCTTATGGGACAATCGGTCTCAAGGCATCATTGTTGAAGAAATTCACCATGAAGACCAGGAACCAGTATCTTACGAAGACATTGTAAACATCTTGATGAGCGACTTCTATATGAAGCTTTATTTATATGTAAGCCCCTTTTACTATCAAGACGCTACCGAGATCTCGAGTCATGCGAAATGGCAACGAATGTGTTTCCAAACGATGCTTCAATACGAACCGAAGCCTGTTACAACGTACAAGGAATCCATCCCTTATTTACACGTAGACCCGTTCACGGCCGAACAATCGAGAACCATTAGGAACAGTCTCCTTCTTCCCGTGATGGATGACCCCGAGCTCATTCGAACAGTTCGTGTATTTATCGAAAGCCAATCAAATGCCACGCTAGCGGCTAAACGACTCTATATGCATCGAAACAGCCTTCAATACCGCATTGATAAATTCATTGAACGAACGGGTATTGATATTAAACAATTTCACGGTGCTTTATGCGCTTATTTAGCCATTCTACACGAAACCAAGCTATCCAATGATGGGTAA
- a CDS encoding ABC transporter ATP-binding protein: MAELKLDNIYKVYDNKVTAVEDFNLHIQDKEFIVFVGPSGCGKSTTLRMIAGLEEISDGDLVINDKRMNDVAPKDRDIAMVFQNYALYPHMSVYDNMAFGLKLRKFDKQEIDRRVQDAARILGLEAYLDRKPKALSGGQRQRVALGRAIVRDAKVFLMDEPLSNLDAKLRVQMRAEIQKLHQRLKTTTIYVTHDQTEAMTMATRLVVMKDGLIQQVGSPKEVYDLPENVFVGGFIGSPAMNFLHGKLEEGFVKLGDIKIAVPEGKMKPLREQNYVNKDIVLGIRPEDIHDEPVFLDSSKDTKVTIAIEVAELMGSESYLYSKLNDQDIIARVDSRSDVNGGQNIDVALDMNKAHFFDAETELRIR; encoded by the coding sequence ATGGCTGAATTAAAATTGGATAACATTTATAAAGTATATGACAACAAAGTAACGGCGGTTGAAGATTTCAACCTTCATATTCAAGATAAAGAATTTATCGTCTTTGTCGGTCCATCAGGTTGCGGGAAATCTACGACACTTCGTATGATTGCAGGACTTGAGGAAATTTCTGACGGGGATCTAGTCATTAACGACAAACGCATGAACGACGTAGCACCTAAAGACCGTGACATTGCAATGGTGTTCCAGAACTACGCACTATACCCTCACATGAGCGTATACGACAACATGGCATTCGGACTGAAGCTTCGTAAGTTCGACAAACAAGAAATTGACCGTCGTGTTCAAGACGCTGCAAGAATTCTTGGACTTGAAGCATACTTAGACCGTAAACCTAAAGCACTCTCAGGAGGTCAGCGTCAGCGTGTTGCACTTGGACGTGCCATTGTCCGTGATGCTAAGGTCTTCCTAATGGATGAACCACTTTCTAACCTAGACGCGAAACTTCGTGTTCAAATGCGTGCAGAAATCCAGAAACTTCACCAACGCCTTAAAACAACGACAATTTACGTAACACACGACCAAACAGAAGCAATGACAATGGCAACACGCCTTGTTGTTATGAAAGACGGCCTCATCCAACAAGTAGGCTCTCCAAAAGAAGTATACGACCTACCTGAGAACGTATTCGTAGGCGGATTCATTGGCTCACCTGCCATGAACTTCTTACACGGTAAATTAGAAGAAGGCTTTGTGAAACTTGGCGACATTAAGATTGCTGTCCCAGAAGGCAAGATGAAACCACTACGTGAACAAAACTATGTAAACAAAGACATCGTCCTAGGAATCCGTCCAGAAGACATTCACGACGAACCCGTCTTCCTTGATTCCAGCAAAGATACAAAAGTAACAATCGCAATCGAAGTAGCCGAACTAATGGGCTCAGAGTCTTACCTCTACTCTAAACTAAACGACCAAGACATCATCGCCCGCGTCGACTCCCGCTCCGACGTCAACGGAGGCCAAAACATCGACGTAGCCCTAGACATGAACAAAGCCCACTTCTTCGATGCAGAAACAGAACTGAGAATTAGATAA
- a CDS encoding alpha/beta-type small acid-soluble spore protein, producing MAYNNSNELVVPGVQQALDQMKYEIAQEFGVQLGPDSTARQNGSVGGEITKRLVQMAEQQYSGSNYQQ from the coding sequence ATGGCTTACAACAACTCTAACGAGCTAGTTGTACCTGGCGTACAACAAGCACTAGACCAAATGAAATACGAGATTGCGCAAGAGTTTGGCGTACAGCTTGGACCAGACTCCACAGCTCGCCAAAACGGTTCAGTAGGTGGCGAGATTACGAAACGTCTTGTCCAAATGGCTGAACAGCAATACAGCGGAAGCAACTACCAACAATAA
- a CDS encoding alpha/beta-type small acid-soluble spore protein, with amino-acid sequence MAYNNSNELVVPGVQQALDQMKYEIAQEFGVNLGPDSTSRQNGSVGGEITKRLVQMAEQQYSGQ; translated from the coding sequence ATGGCCTATAACAATTCAAATGAACTAGTAGTCCCTGGTGTTCAGCAAGCTCTTGATCAAATGAAGTATGAAATCGCACAAGAATTTGGAGTGAACCTTGGTCCAGATTCAACTTCTCGCCAAAACGGTTCTGTTGGCGGAGAAATCACAAAACGCCTTGTGCAAATGGCTGAGCAACAATACAGCGGTCAATAA